A section of the Festucalex cinctus isolate MCC-2025b chromosome 7, RoL_Fcin_1.0, whole genome shotgun sequence genome encodes:
- the paqr7b gene encoding membrane progestin receptor alpha-B, whose amino-acid sequence MATVVMEQIGRLFINAQQLRQIPQLLESAFPTLPCTVKVSDVPWVFQERHILTGYRQPDHSWRYYFLTLFQRHNETINVWTHLLAALIILVKWQEVSQTVDFLRDPHAQPLFIILLTAFTYLSFSALAHLLSAKSELSHYTFYFLDYVGVAVYQYGCALTHYYYAIEEAWHARVQGLFLPAAAFLAWLTCFGCCYGKYASPTLPKMTHKLFQVVPSALAYCLDISPVVHRIYASYQEGSSDLVVVYHLYQVLFFLIGAYFFSCPHPESWFPGKCDFIGQGHQIFHVFVVFSTLLQIEALRIDFSERRPLYERLHGDLAHDAVALFIFTACCSALTAFYVRKRVHASLHEKYT is encoded by the coding sequence ATGGCGACGGTGGTGATGGAGCAGATCGGCCGCCTGTTCATCAACGCCCAGCAGCTGCGCCAGATCCCTCAGCTGCTGGAGTCGGCCTTCCCCACGCTGCCTTGCACCGTCAAGGTGTCCGACGTTCCCTGGGTCTTCCAAGAGCGTCACATCCTCACCGGCTACAGGCAGCCGGACCACAGCTGGCGCTACTACTTCCTCACCCTCTTCCAAAGGCACAACGAGACCATCAACGTATGGACCCATCTGCTGGCCGCCCTCATCATCCTGGTCAAGTGGCAGGAGGTCTCGCAGACGGTCGATTTTTTGCGAGACCCTCACGCTCAGCCCCTCTTCATCATCCTCCTCACCGCCTTCACCTACCTCTCCTTCAGCGCCCTCGCTCACCTGTTGTCCGCCAAATCCGAGCTCTCGCACTACACCTTCTACTTCCTCGACTACGTGGGGGTGGCCGTCTACCAGTACGGCTGCGCGTTGACGCACTACTACTACGCCATCGAGGAGGCTTGGCACGCCAGGGTGCAAGGGCTGTTTCTGCCCGCCGCCGCCTTCCTGGCGTGGCTCACGTGCTTCGGCTGCTGCTACGGCAAATACGCCAGTCCCACGCTGCCCAAGATGACCCACAAGCTTTTCCAAGTGGTGCCCTCGGCCTTGGCTTACTGTTTGGACATCAGTCCCGTGGTTCACCGCATCTACGCCAGCTACCAGGAAGGCTCCTCCGACCTGGTGGTGGTCTACCACCTCTACCAAGTGCTCTTTTTCCTCATCGGCGCCTACTTTTTTTCCTGCCCGCACCCGGAGAGCTGGTTCCCGGGGAAGTGTGACTTCATCGGGCAGGGCCACCAGATCTTTCACGTGTTCGTCGTGTTCAGCACGCTGCTGCAGATCGAAGCGCTGCGGATAGACTTCAGCGAGCGCCGGCCGCTCTACGAGCGACTCCACGGCGACCTCGCTCACGACGCCGTGGCGCTCTTCATCTTCACCGCCTGCTGCAGTGCTCTCACTGCTTTTTACGTGCGCAAGCGTGTGCACGCTTCTCTCCATGAAAAATACACTTAA